A genome region from Cyprinus carpio isolate SPL01 chromosome B23, ASM1834038v1, whole genome shotgun sequence includes the following:
- the dnajc11a gene encoding dnaJ homolog subfamily C member 11 — protein MAAALEEDEIDNDDYYSLLNVRREATQDELKASYRRLCMLYHPDKHRDPELKSQAEQLFNLVHQAYEVLSDPQSRAIYDIYGKRGLDVEGWEVVERKRTPAEIREEYERLQREREERRLQQRTNPKGTISVGIDATDLFDRYEEDYEEISGGGGGLPHIEINRMHISQSIEAPLTTSDTAILSGSLSTHNGNGGGNINLALRRVTSAKGWGEVEFGAGDTHGPLLGLKIFRNLTSRCFTTAHCGMQFSSRGIRPGLTTMLARHLDKNTMGYLQWRWGTQSSMNTSIVRDTKSSHFTFAVQLGIPHTFIMMSYQHKFQDDDQTKIKGSVKSGFFGTVVEYGAETKISRHSILGATVSVGVPQGVSLKIKLNRASQTYLFPIHLTDQLLPSAIFYATVGPLVFYLAIQRLVIRPYLRAQQEQELEKQRESSASDIAKKKQEAEAAVLLMQESVRRIIEAEESRMGLIILNAWYGKFVTDNSRKHERARVIDVTVPLQCLVKDSKLVLTEASKAGLPGFYDPCVAEEKSLKVLYQFRGVMHQVLCGDTEALRIPKQSHRIDNDS, from the exons ATGGCGGCGGCCTTGGAAGAAGATGAAATCGACAATGATGATTATTATTCTCTGTTAAACGTCCGCAGGGAG GCCACACAGGATGAGCTCAAGGCTTCATATCGACGTCTTTGCATGCTCTACCATCCAGACAAGCACAGAGATCCAGAGCTTAAAAGTCAGGCAGAGCAGCTTTTTAACTTGGTTCACCAGGCATATGAAG TACTAAGTGACCCACAATCTAGAGCAATCTATGACATATATGGGAAAAGAGGGCTGGATGTGGAAGGATGGGAG GTAGTGGAGAGGAAAAGAACACCAGCAGAGATCCGTGAAGAGTATGAGCGacttcaaagagagagagaggagagaagactACAGCAAAGGACCAACCCTAAG GGGACGATAAGCGTGGGTATTGATGCAACAGACCTCTTTGATCGCTATGAGGAGGATTATGAAGAGATctctggtggtggtggtggcctACCGCACATTGAGATCAACAGGATGCACATATCACAGTCAATAGAG GCCCCTTTGACAACCTCAGACACAGCCATTCTTTCCggctctctctccacacacaatGGAAATGGGGGAGGAAACATAAACTTGGCCTTGCGGCGAGTCACCTCGGCAAAGGGCTGGGGAGAA GTTGAGTTTGGGGCAGGAGACACACATGGCCCTCTCTTGGGGTTAAAAATTTTCCGTAACTTAACTTCACGCTG ctTCACAACGGCTCATTGTGGCATGCAGTTTTCATCCCGCGGCATACGGCCGGGGCTCACTACTATGCTTGCACGCCACCTGGACAAAAACACTATGGGTTATTTACAGTGGCGCTGGGGAACTCAGTCTTCCATGAACACCAGCATCGTCAGGGACACCAAAAGCAGCCACTTCACCTTCGCTGTGCAA TTGGGAATTCCACACACATTTATCATGATGAGCTACCAGCACAAATTCCAGGATGATGACCAGACCAAGATCAAGGGCTCTGTCAA GTCAGGGTTTTTCGGTACGGTGGTAGAATATGGTGCTGAAACTAAGATCAGTCGACACAGTATCCTGGGCGCAACTGTCAGTGTCGGAGTACCTCAAGGCGTCTCTCTCAAGATCAA GTTGAACCGAGCAAGCCAGACATACTTGTTCCCTATTCACTTAACAGACCAGCTTCTACCAAGCGCCATTTTTTATGCCACTGTCGGACCCCTGGTGTTCTACTTGGCGATCCAGCGGCTAGTTATCAGACCTTACCTTCGTGCTCAGCAGGAACA GGAGCTTGAGAAGCAGCGGGAGAGTTCGGCATCAGACATTGCCAAAAAGAAGCAAGAGGCAGAAGCAGCT GTTCTGCTGATGCAAGAGTCTGTGCGTAGAATTATCGAAGCAGAAGAGTCCAGAATGG GTCTGATCATCCTCAATGCCTGGTATGGCAAGTTTGTGACAGACAACAGCCGGAAGCACGAAAGGGCAAGGGTCATTGATGTGACGGTGCCTCTACAGTGCCTGGTGAAGGACTCCAAGCTCGTTCTCACAGAAGCCTCTAAG GCTGGGTTACCAGGCTTCTACGACCCCTGTGTAGCTGAGGAGAAGAGTCTGAAGGTGCTGTATCAGTTCAGAGGCGTGATGCACCAAGTTCTGTGTGGTGACACAGAAGCACTCAGGATACCAAAACAAT CACACAGGATTGATAATGACAGTTAG
- the thap3 gene encoding THAP domain-containing protein 3: protein MPKSCSAYNCTNRYNNKNPEITFHRFPFSKPSVLKQWLENIGRDDFQPRKHMVICSLHFTPDCFSGLGNRKNLLWNAVPTLFTVPSQDTKQNNCRKRLKRALKSAADKWDDTAPDRTPPFTEDTKTEQMHEDAQHSHSNEEAYCQTTKDLAATDHTYSLLDPCTTKARLFNVLDANSWLQKRLQTKCRLIKRMKLKLQDAQRELLTLRRQLRYRYTNRQRYSELSMGKLLQDLVKQ from the exons ATGCCGAAAAGTTGTTCTGCATATAATTGCACAAATAGGTACAATAACAAAAATCCCGAAATCACGTTCCACAG GTTTCCTTTCAGTAAACCATCGGTTCTGAAACAATGGTTAGAGAACATTGGACGTGATGACTTTCAGCCAAGGAAGCACATGGTTATCTGTTCACTTCATTTCACCCCTGATTGTTTCAGTGGTTTGGGGAACCGTAAAAATCTATTGTGGAACGCAGTGCCAACTCTCTTTACAGTCCCATCTCAGGATACAAAG CAAAATAATTGTAGGAAGAGGCTGAAGAGAGCTTTAAAATCTGCTGCTGATAAATGGGATGACACAGCACCTGACAGGACACCTCCTTTCACTGAGGATACCAAAACTGAGCAGATGCATGAGGATGCTCAGCACTCTCACAGCAATGAAGAGGCTTACTGTCAAACCACAAAG gATTTAGCTGCCACAGACCACACCTATTCTCTTTTGGACCCATGCACGACTAAAGCCCGTTTGTTTAACGTTTTAGATGCTAACAGCTGGCTACAGAAAAGATTGCAGACCAAATGCAGATTGATAAAAAGAATGAAACTCAAACTGCAAGATGCTCAAAGAGAACTTCTGACTTTGCGTCGACAGCTCAGATATAGATATACGAATCGCCAAAGATATTCCGAGCTCTCAATGGGGAAGTTACTTCAAGACCTAGTCAAGCAATAA